Proteins encoded in a region of the Armatimonadota bacterium genome:
- the pilM gene encoding pilus assembly protein PilM, whose protein sequence is MKATLDRTSVTSKSVLGLDIGSSYAKLVVARSNSDRLAIRKAVALEMASDPMDHHVLKNPKTFGKQLKEWARANEVVPLPTVFSIPSSAATLRWVTLPPVQGEELRGAARIKVRRHLPFPVDDAYVEATTLPAANGENAPQSLVIAVPRSVVDSRAEAILHAGFQPIAAELEAQSVLRLVERRLSERGALWWNASLTIIDVGGRTTHMYVVQNQTLQFIRSVKFGSRLVSNALANSLDITVEEAQAFLALPTTSLRRDGTVVIEDDGCTSIANISGELNKLVREFLRLLRYFRSLHPERSYAGILDHLVLCGGLVGLRGFAEFLGENLGLRVETARPFTGMLAEVDAESFQEVSLRQETYAVSVGLAVSAIEHGFETKGGQSSESEFHWKRGA, encoded by the coding sequence ATGAAGGCCACGCTCGACCGCACGAGCGTCACGTCGAAGTCCGTTCTGGGGCTCGACATCGGTTCGAGCTACGCCAAACTCGTCGTCGCCCGGAGCAATTCGGACCGTCTGGCGATCCGCAAGGCCGTCGCCCTTGAAATGGCGTCCGATCCTATGGACCACCACGTCCTGAAGAACCCGAAGACCTTCGGCAAGCAGTTGAAGGAGTGGGCCAGGGCGAACGAAGTCGTCCCATTGCCGACCGTGTTCTCGATCCCAAGCAGCGCAGCGACGCTTCGATGGGTCACGCTGCCGCCCGTCCAAGGCGAAGAGCTTCGGGGCGCGGCCCGGATCAAGGTCCGCCGCCATCTCCCGTTCCCGGTGGACGACGCCTACGTCGAGGCGACCACTCTTCCGGCCGCGAACGGAGAGAACGCGCCTCAATCGCTCGTCATCGCCGTTCCGCGTTCCGTGGTCGACAGCCGGGCTGAGGCGATCCTTCACGCCGGGTTCCAGCCTATCGCGGCCGAACTCGAGGCCCAATCGGTCTTGAGGCTCGTCGAACGTCGGCTCTCGGAGCGGGGCGCCCTGTGGTGGAACGCGTCGTTGACGATCATCGACGTCGGCGGTCGGACCACGCACATGTACGTCGTCCAAAACCAGACCTTGCAGTTCATCCGAAGTGTCAAGTTCGGTTCTCGACTGGTCTCGAACGCCCTCGCGAACTCGTTGGACATCACGGTCGAAGAGGCTCAAGCCTTCTTGGCCCTCCCGACGACGTCTCTCCGGCGCGACGGGACGGTCGTGATCGAGGACGACGGGTGCACGTCCATCGCCAACATTTCCGGGGAGCTCAACAAGCTGGTCCGGGAATTCCTCAGGCTCTTGCGGTACTTCCGCTCCCTCCATCCGGAAAGGAGCTACGCCGGCATCCTCGATCATTTAGTCTTGTGCGGCGGGCTCGTCGGCCTGCGCGGATTCGCCGAGTTCCTAGGCGAGAACCTCGGATTGAGGGTCGAGACGGCGCGTCCCTTTACGGGAATGTTGGCCGAGGTCGACGCAGAAAGTTTTCAGGAAGTGTCGCTCCGACAAGAGACGTACGCCGTGTCCGTGGGGCTGGCCGTCTCTGCGATCGAGCACGGATTCGAGACGAAAGGAGGTCAAAGCAGTGAATCTGAGTTCCATTGGAAACGGGGCGCATAA